CATGATGTCTTCTTCACGATCACTAAATTCTGAATAAATCACACCACGTTCTGCTTCACGCACGCGTTGTGTTACAACTTGTTTCGCAGTTTGTGCTGCAATACGACCAAAATCTTTCGGCGTTACTTCAATTTCTAGTACATCGCCATCTTGGTAGTTCGGATTGATTTGTCTTGCTTCTTCTACAGAAATTTCAAGACGTGGGTCAAACACATTATCAACAACGTCCTTACGTGCTAAAACTTGAATTGTTCCCACTTCTGGGTTAAAGCTCACACGAACGTTTTGTGCTTGGTTAAAATTGCGTTTATAAGCAGAGATTAAAGCTGCTTCAATCGCATCAATAATAATATCTTTGCTAATACCTTTTTCTGACTCTAATACGAGCAAAGCATCTAACAACTCAGTGCTCATGAAGATCCCCCTTCTTACTAAAACGTAACAGCAAGTCGCGCATTCGCAACTTTATCCATTGGAATTTGGATTTCTTTTTTACGTGTTTTAATTGTTAATAGTAATGTAATTGTTATACCATCATAGGAAAGTAGCTTTCCTTCAAACATCTTTTCACCATCAATCGGCTCATATGTTTTAATTGCCACTTGTTTTCCTACCGCTTGCTGGAAGTCTTTTTCTTTCTTTAATGGGCGTTCTGCTCCAGGAGATGATACATCCAAAAAGTAAAGATGAGGAATTGGATCCTCTTTATCTAAAGCTTCGCTTAAACGTTCACTTACCGCACCGCATTCTTCAATGTCGACTCCTTTTTCAGAATCGATGAATACGCGTAGGAACCAGTCTTTTCCTTCTTTCACATATTCTACATCTACAAGTTCAAGATTTAATTCTTCAACAATCGGCTGCGCAAATGCTTCTACAATCTCTGTGACTTTCTTATCCATAAACAGCCTCCTTCCTGCCGCCATGTACCATTTGAAAGAAAAAGACTTCGCCTATAAAAACGGTCTATCTTATTCTTTCTCGTTAGCTAACAAAAGCCCCTGCCGTTAAGCAGGGAATATCTGTCTTAGTATTACCAAATTTAAGAAGTAAAACTTGTAACAAAATATGTATATACGACAGAAATGCCTCACCTACCTACGTAGATAAAACATAGATAGTAACACGAAAGAGTGGGTTTCCCCACTCTTCTTTTTGCAAAATATACATGACATGGTTATCTCGGTTAATAGTATACCATAGCAAATGCTGATTTGCAAAGACTTTTCCTACCTACTAGAACAGTGACAACTGGTTTTGATCTGGCAAATCACCTAGGCAACCTTGACTATCTAAATACTCAATAATCGTTTTAGAAACCTTACTACGTTGTTGTAAATCTTCTTTTGATAAGAAATCTCCATTTTTACGAGCTTCTACAATACTTAAAGCTGCGTTTGTACCAAGGCCAGGTACTGCATTAAATGGAGGGATTAACGAATCTCCGTCAATAATAAAGTCCGTCGCATGCGAACGGTATAAATCAACTTTTTGGAATGAGTAGCCACGCTCACACATTTCAAGTGTCATTTCTAATACCGTTAATAAACTCTTCTCTTTCGGCGCTGCATCCAATCCTTTTTGTGCAATTTCATCAATTCTTATCCGTATGGCTGCTGAACCTTTTGCCATCGCCTCTACATCAAAGTCATCTGCACGTACTGTAAAGTATGCTGCATAGAATAAGAGCGCGAAATGTACTTTAAAGTATGCAATACGCACAGCCATAAGTACATATGCAGCTGCATGGGCTTTAGGGAACATGTACTTAATCTTCTTACAAGATTCAATATACCATCCAGGCACATTGTTATTGCGCATTTCTTCTTCCCATTCTTCTGGAACACCTTTACCTTTACGTACCGACTCCATAATTTTAAACGCTAGTGATGGATCTAAGCCTTGATAGATTAAATATACCATGATGTCATCACGACAACCGATAACTTCACTTAGCGTACATGTACCGTTATAAATTAATTCATTCGCATTACCAAGCCAAACGTCCGTACCGTGAGACAATCCAGAAATTTGGACAAGCTCTGAGAATGTTGTCGGTTTTGTTTCTTCTAACATCTGCCTTACGAATTTTGTACCGAACTCCGGTATACCAAGTGTACCTGTTTTACAATTAATTTGCTCTTCTGTTACACCTAAAGATTCTGGACCAGAGAAAATTTTCATAACTTCCGGATCATCTGTTGGTATTGTTTTCGGATCTACACCACTTAAATCTTGAAGCATACGAATTACGGTCGGATCATCGTGCCCTAGTATATCGAGTTTCAATAAATTATCATGAATCGAATGGAAGTCAAAGTGTGTTGTTCTCCATTCCGCTCCTATTGAATCCGCAGGAAACTGAATTGGTGAAAAGTCAAAAATATCCATGTAATCCGGTACAACGATAATACCACCTGGATGCTGTCCAGTTGTACGTTTTACCCCTGTGCATCCGGAAACAAGACGATCAATCTCTGCATTTCGAATTGTTAAGTTATGATCATTTGCATAGCCTTTTACATACCCATATGCTGTTTTTTCAGCAACTGTACCAATTGTTCCAGCACGATATACGTAATCCTCACCAAACAATACTTTCGTATAGTTATGGGCACGTGGTTGGTATTCTCCGGAGAAATTCAAATCGATATCAGGTACCTTGTCTCCTTTAAAACCAAGGAACGTTTCGAACGGAATATCATGTCCATCTTTTACATACGGAACATTACATGCTGGGCATTCTTTATCTGGTAGGTCAAAACCAGAACCTACAGAACCGTCATTAAAGAATTCCGATTGCTTACACTTCGGACATACATAATGCGGTGGCAATGGGTTTACTTCTGTAATTTCCATCATCGTCGCAACGAATGATGAACCTACCGATCCACGCGAACCGACTAAGTATCCATCTACAAGTGATTTTTTTACAAGCTTATGTGAAATTAAATAAATAACGGCGAATCCATGTCCAATAATACTTTTTAATTCTTTTTCAAGACGAGCTTCTACAATTTCTGGGAGCTCATCTCCATAAATGCTGCGAGCCATTCTATAACTCATATCACGTGTTTCATCATCAGCGCCTTCAATTT
The DNA window shown above is from Bacillus clarus and carries:
- the rimP gene encoding ribosome maturation factor RimP, with protein sequence MDKKVTEIVEAFAQPIVEELNLELVDVEYVKEGKDWFLRVFIDSEKGVDIEECGAVSERLSEALDKEDPIPHLYFLDVSSPGAERPLKKEKDFQQAVGKQVAIKTYEPIDGEKMFEGKLLSYDGITITLLLTIKTRKKEIQIPMDKVANARLAVTF